The following are from one region of the Sphingomonas oryzagri genome:
- a CDS encoding TonB-dependent receptor gives MRHRLLSSTALVLAATGTPALAQVATPAATSDASASPVSASTPGTADASPTDIVVTAQRREEKLFDVPLTVNVISGDAIEKKNLATIRDVLEHSPQVNYQQTGDSRTDTLSIRGISSVSNASGVEPDAAIVIDGETLARTMQMNYDAVDIDRIEILEGPQGTLFGKNAVAGLINIVTRGPKLSDKTTGEIKLDLAQDNEYRLKASMNVPVGDTSALYVNAYGAYQGGWEKNVHDGEPNGGAEKGAGIRVQYLWKPDPTLSIKLKGEYSYKKTGIIPYAFKELSADDVHKASATLSGDPNLMAQQFFNLLSNSGINLVSSSGVSTPIINGTKSYLYDDRTWGKTNSYAFSLTAEKKLDWATIHYLGTYRYYNLYSNDNEWGVSAPQLTNSPAGLNTLNYAGPSRERTVQQELRLESDTSGRLSYVAGAFYYFNDNYHRETNRTCNDAVYGYYNGAGYPDPNPTGPVDNFQCTGGYTGRYTVNDFQTRIKTYNEAFFGDVQYNPIGGLTVFAGARALWEQQHMTLQHLPDDTTASYFFNPDDPFGEVSASSHRNAITHRVGFKYNFGPVMIYGTESTGFKGVSWDNYGLASAARAVDPLKPEKPHQWEAGLRANLFHDRLNFQFSAFDLRDHDFQARTIIRDPRFQLAVVDAGTAVTRGLEFGINATLAKGLRAGGGYTYLGKATLVDDVLIPNVIRGVNNPINYKGARLPNAPKNAYNAYIDYTTDFPSPDLTSELRFEMRHRGQQQSVLTEDPLQEVAAYTIFDLYYTLAPKDSRWSATLYVKNITNHLYYERSYEPAVMGFTYGQMAYLPRDYARYFGANLRYKF, from the coding sequence ATGCGTCATCGTCTATTGTCTTCCACCGCCCTGGTTCTCGCCGCAACCGGCACGCCCGCGCTGGCGCAGGTTGCCACGCCCGCCGCGACCAGCGACGCAAGTGCCTCGCCGGTATCGGCCTCCACGCCGGGCACGGCGGATGCCTCGCCGACCGACATCGTCGTCACCGCGCAGCGCCGCGAGGAGAAGCTGTTCGACGTGCCGCTGACGGTGAACGTCATCTCCGGCGATGCGATCGAGAAGAAGAACCTCGCGACGATCCGCGACGTGCTCGAACATTCCCCGCAGGTGAATTACCAGCAGACCGGCGATTCCCGCACAGACACGCTCTCCATCCGCGGCATCAGTTCGGTCAGCAACGCGTCGGGCGTCGAGCCGGACGCGGCGATCGTGATCGATGGCGAGACGCTCGCCCGCACGATGCAGATGAATTACGATGCGGTCGATATCGATCGGATCGAGATCCTCGAGGGCCCGCAGGGCACGCTGTTCGGCAAGAATGCGGTCGCCGGCCTGATCAACATCGTGACGCGCGGCCCCAAGCTCAGCGACAAGACCACCGGCGAGATCAAGCTCGATCTCGCGCAGGACAATGAATACCGCCTCAAGGCCAGCATGAACGTGCCGGTCGGCGATACGTCGGCGCTCTACGTCAATGCGTATGGCGCCTATCAGGGCGGCTGGGAAAAGAACGTCCACGACGGCGAGCCCAATGGCGGTGCCGAGAAGGGCGCCGGCATCCGCGTCCAGTATCTCTGGAAACCGGACCCGACGCTGTCGATCAAGCTGAAGGGCGAATACAGCTACAAGAAGACGGGCATCATCCCCTATGCCTTCAAGGAACTGAGCGCGGACGATGTCCACAAGGCATCGGCGACATTATCCGGCGATCCCAACCTGATGGCGCAGCAGTTCTTCAACCTGCTGTCCAATTCGGGGATCAACCTGGTCAGCTCGTCGGGTGTCTCGACGCCGATCATCAACGGCACGAAGAGCTACCTTTACGACGATCGCACCTGGGGCAAGACCAACAGCTACGCCTTCTCGCTGACGGCCGAGAAGAAGCTGGATTGGGCGACCATCCATTATCTCGGCACCTATCGCTACTATAACCTCTACAGCAACGACAACGAATGGGGTGTCTCCGCGCCGCAGCTGACCAATTCGCCGGCCGGGCTCAACACGCTGAACTATGCCGGGCCGTCGCGCGAGCGGACCGTGCAGCAGGAATTGCGGCTGGAATCAGATACGTCCGGGCGGCTCAGCTACGTCGCCGGCGCCTTCTATTACTTCAACGACAATTATCACCGCGAGACCAACCGCACCTGCAACGACGCCGTCTACGGCTACTATAACGGCGCGGGCTATCCCGATCCCAATCCGACCGGCCCGGTCGACAATTTCCAGTGCACCGGTGGCTATACCGGCCGCTACACGGTCAACGACTTCCAGACGCGGATCAAGACCTACAACGAAGCCTTCTTCGGCGACGTCCAGTATAATCCGATCGGCGGCCTGACCGTGTTCGCCGGCGCGCGTGCGCTGTGGGAGCAGCAGCACATGACGCTGCAGCACCTGCCCGACGACACCACCGCGAGCTATTTCTTCAACCCCGACGATCCGTTCGGCGAGGTGAGTGCCAGCAGCCATCGCAACGCGATCACGCACCGTGTCGGCTTCAAGTACAATTTTGGTCCGGTGATGATCTACGGAACGGAAAGCACGGGCTTCAAGGGCGTGTCGTGGGACAATTACGGCCTCGCGTCCGCCGCCCGCGCAGTCGATCCGCTGAAACCCGAAAAGCCGCACCAGTGGGAAGCCGGCCTGCGCGCCAACCTGTTCCACGATCGCCTGAACTTCCAGTTCTCCGCCTTCGATCTGCGCGATCACGATTTCCAGGCGCGCACGATCATCCGCGATCCGCGCTTCCAGCTGGCAGTGGTGGATGCCGGCACCGCGGTGACGCGCGGCCTGGAATTCGGCATCAACGCCACATTGGCGAAGGGCCTGCGCGCCGGTGGCGGCTACACCTATCTCGGCAAGGCCACGCTGGTCGACGACGTGCTGATCCCCAACGTCATCCGGGGCGTCAACAACCCGATCAACTATAAGGGCGCGCGGCTGCCCAATGCGCCGAAGAACGCCTACAACGCCTATATCGACTATACGACGGACTTCCCCAGCCCGGATCTGACATCCGAGCTGCGTTTCGAGATGCGGCATCGCGGGCAGCAGCAAAGCGTGCTTACCGAGGATCCGCTGCAGGAGGTCGCGGCCTACACGATCTTCGATCTCTATTACACGCTCGCGCCCAAGGACAGCCGCTGGAGCGCGACGTTGTACGTCAAGAACATCACCAACCACCTCTATTACGAGCGTTCCTACGAACCGGCGGTGATGGGCTTCACATACGGGCAGATGGCCTATCTGCCGCGAGACTATGCCCGCTATTTCGGTGCCAATCTCCGCTACAAGTTCTAA
- a CDS encoding sulfotransferase family protein, with the protein MPQTFHFIAGLPRSGSTLLSALLRQNPRCHASVTSPLYAMVDRMVDAMGAERKYSSFFDDGKRARVLRGLFENYYEDSPADLIFDTNRMWTANAPMLAQLFPQARIICCVRDVFRIIDSFERILRANPLQYNSLFNYKNEPSIYGRVQIMMNARDGVIGGPHSALRSLWFTEFAKRLIVVRYESLTKAPEATLARLYDLIGEPRFAHDPATVEADETEYDLRIGLPGLHRVRKGVTPAEKPLSIPPDIYHNYATSNFWDGREENIHGVPVI; encoded by the coding sequence ATGCCGCAGACCTTCCACTTCATCGCCGGCCTGCCCCGTTCCGGCTCCACGCTGCTTTCCGCGCTGCTGCGCCAGAATCCCCGCTGCCACGCGAGCGTCACCAGCCCGCTCTACGCGATGGTCGATCGCATGGTCGATGCGATGGGGGCGGAGCGCAAATATTCGTCCTTCTTCGATGATGGGAAGCGCGCCCGCGTGCTGCGTGGCCTGTTCGAGAATTATTACGAGGACAGTCCGGCCGATCTGATCTTCGACACCAACCGGATGTGGACCGCCAACGCGCCGATGCTGGCCCAGCTCTTTCCGCAGGCGCGGATCATCTGCTGCGTGCGTGACGTGTTCCGCATCATCGACAGTTTCGAGCGGATCCTGCGGGCCAATCCGCTTCAGTATAACTCGCTGTTCAACTACAAGAACGAGCCTTCGATCTACGGCCGCGTCCAGATCATGATGAACGCCCGCGACGGCGTGATCGGCGGCCCCCATTCGGCGCTGCGTTCCCTGTGGTTCACCGAATTCGCGAAACGGCTGATCGTGGTCCGCTACGAAAGCCTGACCAAGGCGCCCGAGGCGACGCTCGCCCGGCTCTACGACCTGATCGGCGAGCCGCGCTTCGCGCACGATCCCGCCACCGTCGAGGCGGACGAGACCGAATATGATCTGCGCATCGGCCTGCCCGGTCTGCACCGCGTCCGCAAGGGCGTGACCCCGGCCGAGAAGCCACTCAGCATCCCGCCCGACATCTACCACAATTACGCCACGTCCAATTTCTGGGACGGGCGCGAGGAAAATATCCACGGAGTGCCGGTGATATGA
- the nagA gene encoding N-acetylglucosamine-6-phosphate deacetylase, which translates to MTIALVNGRVLTPGGFVEGQAVIVEGRRIAALAPDDAVPDGVLRHDLGGATLCPGFIDSQVNGGGGVLFNADTSVAAIRRIGAAHRRFGTTAFLPTLISDTLDTVARGIAAVEQAIAEGVPGVIGIHIEGPFLSADRKGVHDPAFFRTLAPEHVALLTSLKGGVTLITLAPERADPALIRALREAGAVVALGHSDAPYATASAAFDAGAIGVTHLFNAMSQLTGREPGLVGAALERDAVYCPMIVDGRHVAPTTMRLAMRCKPIERMMLVTDAMPTVGSTEDWFDLGGRRVEVRDGVCATADGTLAGSHLDMATAVRNAVAMLGVTLEEAAMMASATPAAFLGVSDRMGSIEAGRLADLVALDADGRVVSTWIGGEIGT; encoded by the coding sequence CGGACGATGCCGTGCCCGACGGCGTCCTCCGCCACGATCTGGGCGGCGCCACGCTCTGCCCCGGTTTCATCGACAGCCAGGTCAATGGCGGCGGCGGCGTGCTGTTCAACGCCGACACCAGCGTCGCCGCGATCCGGCGCATCGGCGCAGCACACCGCCGCTTCGGCACCACCGCCTTCCTGCCGACCCTGATAAGCGACACGCTGGACACGGTGGCACGCGGCATCGCTGCCGTGGAGCAGGCGATTGCGGAGGGTGTGCCCGGCGTGATCGGTATCCATATCGAGGGGCCGTTCCTCAGCGCCGATCGCAAGGGGGTCCACGATCCCGCCTTCTTCCGCACGCTGGCGCCCGAGCATGTCGCGCTGTTGACCAGTCTGAAGGGCGGCGTGACCCTGATCACCCTGGCCCCCGAACGCGCCGATCCGGCGCTGATCCGGGCGTTGCGCGAAGCAGGCGCCGTGGTCGCGCTCGGCCATAGCGACGCGCCTTATGCCACCGCATCGGCGGCGTTCGATGCCGGCGCCATCGGCGTCACCCATCTGTTCAACGCAATGTCGCAGTTGACCGGGCGCGAACCGGGTCTGGTGGGCGCCGCGCTCGAACGCGATGCGGTCTATTGTCCGATGATCGTCGACGGCCGCCATGTCGCGCCGACGACGATGCGCCTCGCGATGCGCTGCAAGCCGATCGAACGCATGATGCTGGTGACCGACGCGATGCCGACCGTGGGCAGCACCGAAGACTGGTTCGATCTCGGTGGCCGCCGCGTCGAGGTGCGAGACGGCGTCTGCGCCACCGCCGACGGCACGCTGGCGGGTTCGCATCTCGATATGGCGACGGCGGTGCGCAATGCCGTGGCGATGCTGGGGGTCACGCTGGAGGAGGCCGCGATGATGGCATCGGCCACCCCCGCCGCTTTCCTCGGTGTGAGCGATCGCATGGGGTCGATCGAGGCGGGGCGGCTGGCCGATCTCGTCGCGCTCGACGCCGACGGGCGCGTGGTCTCGACCTGGATCGGAGGGGAGATCGGCACATGA